In Suncus etruscus isolate mSunEtr1 chromosome 2, mSunEtr1.pri.cur, whole genome shotgun sequence, the genomic stretch CCTCGGCATTGGCCGAGCACATCAAGCCGGTGGTGGTGGTCCCTGAAGAGGTCCCCGAGGATGAGGAGCCCGAGAACCTCATTGAGATCAGCTCAGGGCCCCCAGCTCAGGAGACTCCGGTGAGGACCCTCGGGGTGGGGGGGCGGGTCCTGGGACCCCCCATCTGGCTGGGTCCCATCTTACCTTGCTCTGGGGCAGGTGGTGGCAGACCTCTTTGAACAGACTTTTGGACCCTCCAACGGCTCCGTGAAAGATGACAGGTGAGTGGGGAAGCCAGAACGGCCCTGAGACCCTGAGAGCAACTCCCCTTGGCCTCTGGGGCCTGTGGGTCTGACCCTGAACCTCGCCTTTCCTGTGGCCCCCCAGAGACTTCCAGATCGAGGCCCTGAAAAGGGAGGTGGAGACGCTAAGGGCCGAACTGGACAAGATCAAGCTAGAGGTGTGCAAAGAGCTGGGAGCATAGGTCAGGGGGCGGGTGGGAGAGTGGGGCATAGAGAGTGGCCGcgggtggtgggggggggggtcacccaTACTGGCTTCCCACAGGCCCAGCGGTACATCGGGCAGCTGAAGGCGCAGATAAACACGCTGGAGGCCGAGCTGGAGGAGCAGCGGAAGCAAAAGCAGAAGGCTCTGGTGGACAACGAGCAGCTTCGGGCCGCACAGCAGGAGGGTGCTCGGCATCAGGGTCTGCTGGAGGAGGCCGAGAGTGCGTGGGGACACGGAGAATCAAGGGGATGGTGGTAGGGGACACCCTGCCCCGCACAGGGGCTCACACCTGCTCCCTGCAGAGAGGGCCAGCACCACCGAGGTACGCTACACACGGCTGAAGGAGAAGCACAATGAGCTGGTCCGGGTGCACGCGGAGCTGCTCCGGAAGGTGCCTGGGGTGGACGGGAGGCGCCTGTGGACAAGGAGTAGGGCCAAGGGGTGCATGGGCCAGACAGGCGGACAGGTCGCCCCAACAGCTGCTGAGCTGTCCTCCCTCCTGCCAGAACGCAGACACGGCCAAGCAGCTGACGGTGAcccaacagagccaggaggaggtgGCTCGGGTGAAGGAGCAGCTGGCCTTCCAGATGGAGCAGGCACGACGGGACTCGGAGATGAAGGTGTGTGAGCTGCCCCCCTGCCCCCATGTACCTCCCATCCCGAACCCAGCTTCCCGCATCCTGACCACTGCCCCCTGTCGCAGCTAGAGGAACAGAGTGACCAGCTCCAGCAGCTGCAGCGGGCCCTGGAGGCCAAGGCCGGAGAGTTGGCCCATGCGCAGGCAGCGCTGACCCGCACTGAGCAGGTAAGACGCAGCGGGCGGGTTCAGAGAGGTGCAGCTGGTGCCGGTGTTCGGGGCCGAGGGGGTCCCAGCCCCTGGCCCCGTGCTCTTGCGTGCAGAGCGGCTTGGAGCTGAGCTCGAGGGTGGAGGCACTGAGTGCCGAGAAGGAGGCGCTGAACCACGAGGCGCGGCAGCGGGAGGCCCAACTGGAGGAGGCGCAGAGCCGGGTTTCTGTGACCGAGGAAGCGCTGAGCCGAGAGCAGCAGCGCAGCCGCCAGGAGCGGGACGAGCTGCAGGGCCGGCTCGACGACAAGGTGGGCTCAGAGTCCCTCTAGGGCGCCCCCACCCCAGCCACTGCACCTGCCCAGAACCTCGAGAACCCAAGCCCTgcagctggagcaataacacagtggtagggcatttgcctggcatgtgtcctacccaggatggaccctggtttgaatactggcatctaggagtgacttctgagtgcagagccaggagtaacccctgagcactgccgggtgtgacccagcccCCTCAAAAATAACATCCCCAAACCTGAGCCCTGCACATAGCTCCCAGCCCAGCCTCGCCCCGCTTGCTCTGCCCCTGTGGGTCAGTACCACCTAGGCGGCTCTTGCATCCTGGACCCCCAGGCCCTCCGCATTCGTCTCCCGGGCTGTCCCTAGCATCTCCTtatgcaggagacccaggagaGGAGCCTGCAGCAGCGGCTTCTGGACGAGCAGTTCGCGGTGCTGCGGGAAACGGCGGCAGAGGCCGAACGCATTCTGCAGGATGCGGTGGACAAGCTGGACGACCCCCTGCACCTGCGCTGCACCAGCCCACCAGGTAGGCTCTACTCTGGGGCTGCGTGACCGGGCAAGGCGAGGCTGGGCAGCCTCTCACACTGGCCCTTCCACAGATTACCTGGTGAGCCGGGCCCAGGCAGCACTGGACGCCGTGAGTGGCCTGGAGAGGGGTCATGCCAGGTACCGGGACTCGCCGACAGGTGAGGGTCCACCACCCAGGGCCCAGGGAGGTTCCAGGCTCAGGCTGGGCCTCAGTGCAGTGGCCGCCAATGCAGAGGCCATTGGTAGGTGAGCCCCCTCGGCCAGGCCCATAGCTGCTGAGCCCTCCCTGGTGTCTCCGCAGATGCCTCCGCCCTGGTGGCCGCCCTCGCCCAGTTCTCCCACCTGGCTGCGGATGCCATCATCAACGGCAGTGCCACCGCACACCTGGCCCCCACTGACCCCGCTGACCGTAAGCCGCACCCTCTGCTGGCGGGAGTGGGGTGGTACTTGCCCGCCCAGGCCCTGGCAGGAAGGAGACTGTGAACCCCCTTTCTATGCCCTATTCTCTCCCCTTCCGCTGCAGGCCTGATGGACACATGCAGGGAATGCGGGGCTCGGGCACTGGAGCTCACGCGGCAGCTGCAGGACCGGCAGGCGCTGCTGGGGGCAGAGCCCAGCCTGGTGCGGGCCCCACTGCAGGGCCTCCTCCAGCTGGGCCAGGTAGATGGACATGGACTGACTTCCGTGTGCCCCTGTGTGAAACGTATCCCCAATCTCTCTCCCAGGCCCCGAACCCCGTTGACCTTTGAGTCTTCCCTAATGACCCTCAAaacctccctccctcaccctcgAGTCCTTCCCCCTGACCTCTGGATCCTCCATTCTGACTCTCAGTCCTCCCCTCTGACCCTCGAGTCATCCCCTCTGATCTCTGGGTCCTCCACTCTGACCCTCAATTCCTCCCCCCTGACCCTTGAGtccttccctctgacctccaGGCCCTCTCCCCTGACCCTCAAGTCTTCCTCTCTGATCTCCAGGCCCTCCCCTCTGACTCCATGTCCTCCTCTCACAGGAGCTGAAGCCCAAGAGCTTGGACGTGGGGCAGGAGGAGCTGGGGGCCGTGGTGGACAAGGAGATGGCTGCCACTTCTGCGGCCATCGAGGATGCTGTTCGCAGGATCGAGGTGAGGACAAGGCGGGGCAGCTAGGCACAGTGCCGCAGTGGGTTCTGGGCCCACCCAGTGACCCTGTCCTGGCATGCGGCCCTCACACTCCCCTTGGCTATAGGACATGATGGACCAGGCCCGCCATGCCAGCTCCGGCCTGAAGCTGGAGGTGAATGAGAGGTGAGCCTGCTCCCGCCCCAACGTGGGGTGCCCATGCCCCCGTCTCTGGGAAGGGCCCTCTGACCCCACTGTCCTCCCTCAGGATCCTCAACTCCTGCACAGACCTGATGAAGGTGAGTTGGGGCACGGCACCCCATGAGTGGGCGGGTGGGTGTCGGGGGCCTGAGGGTGACTTGTGACTGGATCGTGGCAGGCCATCCGGCTCCTGGTGACGACATCCACCAGCCTGCAGAAGGAGATCGTGGAGAGCGGCCGGGTGAGCCGCCCACTGACTGCTGACCACTGggagggagtgacccctgagggagTGGCAGCCCCAGCCCTGACCCACTGCATACACAGACACCGGCCCTCAATGGGGCAGAGCTGaactccccaccaccacccccaagatcccccacccacccacacacacacacacccacaaccCCAGGACAGCCCACAATTGAGCAGCCGCCCTGCCCTCCTGTCGTCGCTAGGGGGCAGCCACGCAGCAGGAATTTTACGCCAAAAACTCCAGATGGACCGAAGGGCTCATTTCGGCCGCCAAGGCCGTGGGCTGGGGAGCGTCACAGCTGGTGTATGTGCCCCGGGTGGGGGATACCCGGGGTGGGGAAAGGTGGGGGGCCCCGGGCGGGCACGAGACCCAGGCCTGGCTGGCCCGTCCGCAGGGAGTCTGCAGACAAGGTGGTGCTGCACACGGGCAAGTACGAGGAGCTGATCGTCTGCTCACATGAGATCGCGGCCAGCACGGCCCAGCTGGTGGCCGCCTCCAAGGTGGGTGAGGGTGGCCTGCTGCTCGCCTGCTGTGGTTGGGCCCAGACAGAAACAGactgacagacacacacacacacaaatacacaaacaccGCTCTACAGGTGAAGGCGGACAAGCACAGCGCCCACCTGGGCCGGCTGCAGGAGTGCTCTCGAGCCGTTAACGAGCGTGCTGCGGCCGTGGTTGCCTCTACCAAGTCGGGCCGCGAGCAGATTGAGGAAAGAGGTGAGCCCAGGGCTGGGGGGAGTTGGTGGGGTGCAGTCACACACTTGTACACGcacccactctccctccctccctccggccAGACACCATGGACTTCTCAGGCCTGTCCCTCATCAAGCTCAAGAAGCAGGAGATGGAGACACAGGTGAGTGCAGGCATCGGAGGGAGTCACCTGACACCTGAGGGTGGGGGAGTTCCATCCAGGGGCTGCCCCAGGAGCTGGGCTGAACGGACTGTGCTGAGTGAGCCTTGGGGCCTTGGGGCCGCAGGTGCGGGTTCTGGAGTTGGAGCAGACGCTGGAGGCCGAGCGCATGAAGCTGGGAGAGCTCCGTAAGCAGCACTACGTGCTGGCTGGGGCCGTGGGACCGCAGGAGGAGGATCACAGCCGGCCCAGCGCCGCCCCACGCACAGCTGCCTCTAGGAAGCCACCCTTGGCTCAGAAGCCTAGTGTGGCCCCCAGGCAGGATCACCAGGTACCGGGCAGGGCAGGAATTGGGGGGCCGGGGAGTGGGGTGCAGGCCCCGGCATAGCCCTAAGCCTCACCTTGGACCCTGGCAGCCCCACAGAAAGGACAGTCTTGGCACCAGCACCTAGGCCTGTGGGGCCCGACAGGGACCGCTTGTGAGGGGCCACCCCAGGGCCCAACTTGTAGAGGACACTGGAATGGACCGGAACCGACCGGGCAAGGACACTGGAATGGACCGGAACCGACCGGGCAAGGACACTGGAATGGACCGGAACCGACCGGGCAGCTGCAGACCTGAGCCCCAAACCTTGGGAAATACAGGAGCTTTGGGAAATTTCGAGTGAACCTTTGCCTGTGTCAACGTCGTGGAAAGTTGGGGGGGAGTGGGGGTGTCATGGGGCCATCAGCACCTCACTGCTGAGGTGGCACAGCACATCCTTCCCATTGGGCCCTTCATCTGCCCTCCCAGCTAGGAGCTGGGCCCGCCCACCCCCAGCTGACTGGCCGCAGCAGAGAACCTcagatgccaggtgtgaccacaacCGGCTCTGACCTTTGGAGCCAAGGTCTAGTTGACTCACTTCGATTAGTTCTTCCGGTTAGAGG encodes the following:
- the HIP1R gene encoding huntingtin-interacting protein 1-related protein; protein product: MNSIKSVPARVLSRRPGHSLEAEREQFDKTQAISISKAINTQEGPVKEKHARRIILGTHHEKGAFTFWAYAIGLPLPSSSVLSWKFCHVLHKVLRDGHPNVLHDCQRYRSNVREIGDLWAHLHDRYGQLVSVYTKLLLTKISFHAKHPQFPAGLEVTDEVLEKAAGTDVNNIFQLTVEMFDYLDAELQLSEAVFRQLNTAIAASQMSSGQCRLAPLIQVIQDCSPLYHYTVKLLFKLHSCLPADTLQGHRDRFHEQFHSLRNFFRRAADMIYFKRLIQIPRLPESPPNFLRASALAEHIKPVVVVPEEVPEDEEPENLIEISSGPPAQETPVVADLFEQTFGPSNGSVKDDRDFQIEALKREVETLRAELDKIKLEAQRYIGQLKAQINTLEAELEEQRKQKQKALVDNEQLRAAQQEGARHQGLLEEAEKRASTTEVRYTRLKEKHNELVRVHAELLRKNADTAKQLTVTQQSQEEVARVKEQLAFQMEQARRDSEMKLEEQSDQLQQLQRALEAKAGELAHAQAALTRTEQSGLELSSRVEALSAEKEALNHEARQREAQLEEAQSRVSVTEEALSREQQRSRQERDELQGRLDDKETQERSLQQRLLDEQFAVLRETAAEAERILQDAVDKLDDPLHLRCTSPPDYLVSRAQAALDAVSGLERGHARYRDSPTDASALVAALAQFSHLAADAIINGSATAHLAPTDPADRLMDTCRECGARALELTRQLQDRQALLGAEPSLVRAPLQGLLQLGQELKPKSLDVGQEELGAVVDKEMAATSAAIEDAVRRIEDMMDQARHASSGLKLEVNERILNSCTDLMKAIRLLVTTSTSLQKEIVESGRGAATQQEFYAKNSRWTEGLISAAKAVGWGASQLVESADKVVLHTGKYEELIVCSHEIAASTAQLVAASKVKADKHSAHLGRLQECSRAVNERAAAVVASTKSGREQIEERDTMDFSGLSLIKLKKQEMETQVRVLELEQTLEAERMKLGELRKQHYVLAGAVGPQEEDHSRPSAAPRTAASRKPPLAQKPSVAPRQDHQPHRKDSLGTST